Proteins from one Acropora muricata isolate sample 2 chromosome 9, ASM3666990v1, whole genome shotgun sequence genomic window:
- the LOC136928388 gene encoding puratrophin-1-like isoform X1 translates to MSSKEEDNDWNWQSLCRDFFVDSQIQHLESTLENNYGGDVKNFIQEYLEPLLLLFKSIKSSAENFFCGSDKPDDAWVPYYKKFFNNIVHFTKLETTLHKGDFCINTSLLVPGHLIIRYHDAGIIRSLPLEGEDFPVMWRKDWCEKMRNEMKGRFLFLNCVVNTKRGLERRPWRYLMSEFGNVSTKQFKAIEAGSLKTSVEVHRQSLFIEKPLNAFDVNFELFHSGVASLPGNRDLRGGPILLIDTSRPDWGNVAYTSVELMRLFMYYYTIPKKESANLGFSVVIDARKPTTKRKHLGEIVEAMVCFQESTPGGIHMVYILTKKDSPLVLFSGSRVKEQLNFEFKLVTTVDELKSYIDRSQLTPEFGGVFHYDHDEWIRFRIKLEPFMTGCRSAAKLAMGVMQQFSSSQLGETIVECKNLMEQHHRKIKEVFEDSRLSALQVEGEQILIRLQEEKDALPSVPDYIDTVNCVTKLYHQMNEVFCKLEMLTENRTRKLEQCLALKQFEEDMDEVVNWLNTKGQQFLQKHTEIGDSIGHVKTLKEEFDNFENKAKSFCDRVENILEEGSSMFQGGHYDGIGIRERRRSLEEIYKKFCRKVDERRHQLNSSLEFYQLVEQASEWSLSTLKEMAMMNMEEILCLEGVTTLSHGLDKYLKETPVWSESRLNRISELATNLGSPKLVKQAENILTRYKEILDMLRKRQETLHRAEERLSGNPSSEASSTTTGGSDESTSSSPGQEEDEDEDEDERDLLCESEDEEAEKPITHVEAPPRRKTSITPTTPPPLYSWKETEIPVVEDVPALNPRVEEKLMYIFQEMVDTETEYVKSLQYIMDNYLAEMDNPKLLPSLRGKKNILFGNIERIHDFHKRYFLQELEACKDRFLDIGSCFLKWERQFYLYALYNKNKPRSDQLLSDHGNIFFRARQKELGDKLDLGSYLIKPVQRMGKYSLLLRDMIKVLDPGHPKIAELKAAEEMVKYQLRHGNDLLAMDSLRGCDMNVKDQGRLLRQDNFIVWNGKKKTHRRVFLLDDLVIFSKVKKQPGVVDLFYYKNSLKTSDLGLTENVGDSGLKFELWFRRRKPLDTFVLQAPSLEKKTVWVTEITRLLWKQAMRSKEYGLTEASTGISVGSQPPLVIPTTQPGDISPYQTTPLQMTLNSQPISMVKTFSPPGSPHTARKRLSLASSETASSVDSSGSSGVHDLNLQATDEEAPPVHSFISTPLEEKLSNAVKRSKQRKLSRETSPLAHANVIETLDENVALKSKEKPFDRRRSVSLEEKGEFKYGKERSSSLEEEGKGNSFGIKSVPFLGKLTQRDKSNSVAGDAMCDSPVVLRRNLKDRDSNNTAPRRRSFIERISMKSHIDSLSKRRNSLEIPSPRNGKSSETEDRRLKSPRKEGGISTEV, encoded by the exons GAAGAAGATAATGATTGGAATTGGCAATCCTTATGTCGAGACTTCTTTGTCGATTCTCAAATTCAACATTTGGAAAGTACTTTGGAAAACAACTATGGAGGAGATGTAAAGAACTTTATCCAAGAGTATCTGGAACCTCTTTTATTGCTGTTCAAGAGCATCAAGTCGTCTGCAGAG aatttctTTTGTGGAAGTGACAAACCAGATGATGCCTGGGTTCCTTATTacaagaaatttttcaataacatTGTCCACTTTACTAAGCTGGAAACCACTCTTCACAAGGGAGACTTTTGTATAAACACAAGTTTGCTTGTCCCGGGCCATCTTATTATTAGGTACCATGATGCAGGTATAATCAGGTCCTTGCCTTTGGAGGGGGAAGACTTTCCTGTTATGTGGAGGAAAGACTGGTGCGAGAAGATGCGAAATGAAATGAAGGGAAGGTTTTTATTTCTGAACTGTGTAGTTAACACAAAGAGAGGATTGGAAAGAAGGCCATGGAGGTACCTCATGTCTGAATTTGGAAATGTCAGTACGAAGCAGTTTAAGG CAATTGAAGCTGGCAGCTTAAAAACGAGTGTTGAAGTGCATCGACAATCTCTGTTTATTGAGAAGCCATTGAACGCATTTGATGTTAACTTTGAGTTGTTCCACAGTGGAGTGGCCTCATTGCCAG GAAACAGAGACTTGAGGGGTGGACCTATCCTCTTGATTGACACGTCACGGCCAGACTGGGGAAATGTGGCATATACCAGTGTGGAATTAATGAGATTATTCATGTATTATTACACCATACCCAA GAAAGAGAGTGCAAACCTTGGATTTTCTGTTGTTATCGACGCACGAAAACCAACAACAAAGAGAAAACATTTGGGAGAAATTGTGGAGGCAATGGTTTGCTTTCAG gaGAGCACCCCTGGCGGAATTCACATGGTGTACATTTTAACAAAGAAGGATTCTCCTCTGGTCTTGTTCAGTGGTTCTAGAGTCAAGGAACAACTTAACTTTGAG TTTAAACTCGTAACCACAGTGGACGAACTCAAGTCCTACATCGACCGGAGCCAACTCACCCCCGAGTTTGGCGGAGTCTTTCATTACGATCACGACGAATGGATCAGGTTTCGAATC AAACTCGAGCCTTTCATGACCGGATGCCGAAGTGCGGCTAAACTAGCTATGGGCGTCATGCAGCAGTTTTCGAGTAGCCAGCTCGGGGAAACCATTGTGGAGTGTAAGAATCTTATGGAACAACATCACCGGAAAATAAAAGAAGTGTTTGAGGACAGCAGACTATCAGCGTTACAAGTTGAAGGAGAACAAATACTGATCCGATTGCAAGAGGAGAAGGACGCGTTGCCTTCAGTACCTGATTACATTGATACTGTGAATTGCGTGACAAAGCTTTATCATCAAATGAATGAAGTGTTTTGTAAATTGGAGATGCTTACTGAAAATAGGACCAGGAAGTTAGAACAATGTCTTGCTTTGAAACAATTTGAAGAGGATATGGACGAG GTAGTTAACTGGTTAAATACGAAAGGACAGCAGTTTTTACAGAAACATACCGAGATTGGAGACTCCATTGGGCACGTGAAAACGTTGAAAGAGGAAtttgacaattttgaaaacaaagccAAG AGCTTCTGTGACAGAGTAGAGAACATTCTTGAGGAAGGTAGCAGTATGTTTCAAGGAGGCCATTACGATGGAATTGGAATTAGAGAGAGGAGGCGATCTTTAGAGGAAATATACAAGAAATTTTGCCGAAAAGTCGATGAGAGAAGACATCAGCTTAACTCAAGCCTGGAGTTTTACCAACTGGTTGAACAG GCATCTGAGTGGTCCTTGTCCACGCTGAAAGAGATGGCCATGATGAACATGGAGGAGATTCTTTGCTTGGAAGGCGTGACTACGCTGAGTCACGGATTGGACAAATACCTCAAGGAAACCCCAGTGTGGAGTGAAAGCAGACTCAACCGAATCTCCGAGTTGGCGACGAACTTGGGCAGCCCTAAATTGGTGAAACAGGCAGAGAACATACTAACGCGCTACAAGGAAATCTTAGACATGTTACGGAAGAGACAAGAGACGCTTCACAGAGCGGAGGAAAGGCTATCG GGAAATCCCTCGAGTGAGGCCAGCAGCACAACCACTGGTGGTAGTGACGAGTCCACCTCCTCCAGCCCTGGccaagaagaagacgaagacgaggatGAAGATGAGAGGGACTTGCTGTGTGAAAGCGAAGACGAGGAGGCCGAGAAACCCATCACGCACGTGGAGGCACCGCCTCGACGGAAGACGTCTATTACGCCCACCACTCCCCCGCCCTTGTATTCATGGAAGGAG ACCGAAATTCCAGTCGTAGAGGACGTCCCAGCCCTGAACCCGCGAGTGGAGGA GAAATTAATGTACATATTCCAAGAGATGGTGGATACCGAAACAGAATACGTTAAGTCGTTGCAGTATATTATGGAT AATTACCTGGCAGAGATGGACAACCCCAAGTTACTACCTTCGCTCAGAGGCAAGAAGAATATTCTCTTCGGGAATATCGAAAGAATCCACGATTTTCACAAACG ATATTTCTTGCAAGAACTAGAAGCGTGCAAAGACCGATTTTTAGACATTGGAAGCTGCTTTCTGAAATGG GAGCGCCAGTTCTATCTTTATGCGTTGTATAACAAGAACAAGCCGCGGTCAGATCAGTTGCTGTCCGATCATGGAAATATCTTCTTTAGG gcgcGCCAAAAGGAACTTGGAGACAAGCTCGATTTGGGTAGTTACCTGATTAAACCTGTACAGAGAATGGGAAAATACAGTTTGCTGTTGAGG GACATGATCAAGGTACTGGACCCAGGGCACCCCAAAATAGCAGAATTGAAG GCAGCAGAAGAAATGGTGAAGTATCAACTGAGGCACGGAAATGATCTGCTGGCCATGGACTCGCTTAGAGGCTGTGAT ATGAATGTGAAGGATCAAGGCAGACTGCTGCGTCAGGATAATTTCATTGTGTggaatggaaaaaagaaaactcacCGGCGAGTGTTTCTGCTGGATGATTTGGTTATCTTCAGTAAAGTCAAGAAACAGCCTGGAGTGGTGGACCTATTTTACTATAAAAACTCGCTGAAG ACCTCTGATTTAGGTCTTACAGAAAATGTAGGTGACAGTGGACTCAAGTTCGAACTGTGGTTCCGAAGAAGAAAACCATTAGATACTTTTGTGTTACAG GCGCCTTCTTTAGAAAAGAAGACAGTATGGGTGACGGAAATAACTCGGTTACTATGGAAGCAAGCAATGCGAAGCAAAG AGTATGGTTTGACTGAAGCGTCCACGGGGATCAGTGTAGGAAGCCAGCCCCCTCTAGTGATCCCCACTACTCAGCCAGGGGACATATCGCCTTACCAAACAACACCATTGCAAATGACGCTCAACTCCCAGCCCATTTCCATGGTGAAAACATTTTCTCCGCCTGGGAGCCCGCATACAGCTCGAAAGCGTTTATCACTTGCCAGCTCTGAGACTGCTTCAAGTGTGGATTCTTCAGGAAGTAGTGGCGTACACGATCTCAATCTTCAAGCAACGGACGAAGAGGCTCCTCCTGTTCATAGCTTCATTTCAACGCCGCTCGAGGAAAAACTGTCAAATGCGGTCAAACGGAGCAAGCAGCGGAAATTGTCACGTGAAACATCACCGCTTGCACATGCAAATGTTATTGAAACACTAGACGAGAATGTCGCTCTcaagagcaaagaaaagccCTTTGATAGGAGAAGGAGTGTTAGCCTGGAGGAAAAGGGCGAATTCAAGTACGGTAAAGAGAGAAGTAGTTCACTCGAGGAGGAAGGAAAAGGAAACAGTTTTGGGATCAAGTCAGTGCCTTTTCTTGGCAAATTAACACAAAGGGACAAATCTAATAGCGTCGCAGGGGACGCCATGTGTGACTCTCCAGTTGTTTTACGAAGGAACTTAAAAGACAGGGACTCGAATAACACCGCGCCTCGTAGGCGCTCGTTTATTGAAAGGATATCCATGAAATCACATATTGACAGTTTATCAAAACGGCGGAATTCTTTGGAAATACCGAGTCCTAGAAACGGGAAAAGCAGCGAAACCGAAGACAGGAGGCTCAAGAGTCCGCGTAAAGAAGGTGGAATTTCAACAGAG